Part of the Antedon mediterranea chromosome 6, ecAntMedi1.1, whole genome shotgun sequence genome, GTAACCGGTttcttaattaaaattttatgttttcttttgttaatgGACACTCATGGCAGGGATGCAAACATTTAGAAGCGGGACGTCGACAATCTGTTGAAAATCGGGAGACTGTTGAGTAGTCGTCTCAACCACAAGCCTGTGAGATAGAAGGTTGGGGGTTAGAGTGGTTAAGCCCGATAAACATTCACCATCACTTAATAAAGATTTATAGAGAGTATCTCTTTTTGTATTCACCACGGGCAATGCTTGAAAACAAAAGTCAGTTTTTTATTTGATGATGAGGAAAATTGTGGTTGGCGGGACTGGAACTTCATTAAACTAATCTTTTGACAGTGTCGGTAAACGTAATACCGATATGAATAAACACCcgttttaatattgaaaaataaattaaacgtgAACACACTATTGTCACTAATCACATTGCAACCGTAACAAAATCGGCAACTTGTAagggaatattttttatttcaatctttgTTTTGAATGGCTTTTGTCTTTGTGAACGTTGACATAATGGCATAATTATTCGGAATTATGGAAGCCGTGAAACAGATGATATGTCGCAGGAAACAACCGATTTATAACCAAAATTTGCAGAACGCTGATGCCTATATCGTTCATTCTTTTTACTTcttgtcaaatcataatttgaatatattctgCCAAATTTGGCccgggaaatattttaagagctggAATTAGTTTCCAGATCAACGCAAAGTGCGCCTTAAGAACAAACTTGCGTGTCATcataagtgggaaccgacgtgTTCAACACCGACTGCTTTACGTTCATCATGATTCTCGATCGTAAGAGGGGATGCAAAAATAGATAGAAGAgtattttcttatgttgcgCGCGCGTCAATACGATACGTTGCGGTAGGATGTTTTCGTTTAGTAGTTCATAcgttggttaatgaaatatttattttacatttttcttctttacatAGTACTGTCGCTTCACCAACCACACTAACCGatactgataatattatttgtccattatgaatacattagaaaaacatttttaaactggcgaataattaaatcagtaatactgtagtattgggTACAATGGGGAAAATGTACaagtttaaaatactatacagaataactaaaggaaaataaatatcttattgtatttattcatacatttagacaataggcaaatattatagataataaacatacatcaacataataatatttaaatgcaaaaaaaagatCTCTAAGTTGTATTCACGCGTacgtataacatttttaaaaacaagtgtAAAATCTATGATACGGACACTTTTTATAGGTCTATAGGCTCTAAAATTAGGCTAAATAAGCATATGGCCATCCTTTACCtcttctttaattaatttactttactgtagtttatttctatacttttcTATACAGTTGGCTATGGCTTTAAATTGTAGGCGACGTGTGCTACAATACAAAGTTATCGGAAAAAATGACATTTAATATTGCATTCAATTCGAGGTCCTTCTTGTGTgtccgtcgccttgcaaatagagcgatgtgtttgttcgtaaaactatatcacatattaactccatCGGCGAAAACACGTGAGCTtgttcatagataaagtcatgttttttgataacataacgattaaaatcgaaatatttttttagaatctgtaaattcaaggtgttatcatcgattttggtcggattttgtgcacactaccatttcgtagggtctacGCTTTCGATGTCTTCGGTCTTCGATCTTTGCTTTCaaggtcttcgctttcgacacacccTATAAGTTATGGGGTTTGTTGGTTGAACATATGACAGCATTTTTTAGATGGCCATGATTTTCTTTAGGGGTCATTATTTACAAATAGCAAATAATATATCTATATGCAAGATGAGGGCATATTAATTTGATGCTGAGAGttttatccaatcgagtttgaacaataccatgattGGGCTTAATACCATGCTTGGTATTAAGACATCTGCacatcaagcagaaggttccatTATGAAATGATGAAATGGGGTCTCACTCAGGAAACCAGAGGTTTGTATTGTATGATAAAGAACCAACATTTAttgctataaaaaaataattagaagTAATTTTAGAAAGGGGTGACTGAACTCCTTAAAGCCCATGACCGGCTGGTGTTCCCTCCTCCCTCTCCCACCTGTGCCTCAATATTCCATCTGGCCCGCAACATTATTTAGTAAATTACAATCTGGCCCCGGTGTAGAAAACTGTTGAGAACCGTCCCTGTGAgatatttattatgaaataggcctagcctaaactAGCCTATATAgttactactagcctaggctaggcttagcCTACTACATACtgcctaggcctaaaatattacaattttcacCTCTTAAATTGAACTTACAAATATTCAATCTAACCTCATACttgtaattaattatacaataaactacaaaaataaatattagcaATTATTTACGAAATAATTGAGCAGCAGGTGCCTTTTCTTTCCAAATTCCAAAATTGAACTTAAGTTGGAAAATCCCATTTATGACATCACTCTCATCCCCATTCATGCATGTTAGCAGGTGGTTGGTCAATTTTAGTTTAGGCTCCATTGAGACAAATGATTGATTCAATTTATTACCAATTCCCTGTAACTGAACATTTGAATGAGTTAAAAATCATTTATGCatctatattgtttattttttattattttaaacaattataattcttctttaaacaaaaatcatttATTGTGATTTGTTTACTTTTCTGTACTATAGATATAATCATGATATAAAAATCATGGTTTTTGTCAACACTTTCAATTTTCTAAactctgtaaaaaaaaacaacaattctcCTTTCTCAGTCTTTCACAATGGTGTCACATTTGTGGGAAAACAAATCTTAAAACTATTTAGAACTAAAAAGCATTTACCTATTATTTACTTTCTAAACTGACTCACTTTTAGTttataaacttaattaaaataattgtgaTGTGATCTTCCTTGTATACAAATTGTCAGTTCATTAGACTGTGCATTTAAATTttcagtatacagtattaacaataacatttatatttttttgtgattaTTTTTTGAGACTTTGATCTGGAAAAACACTAGTCTAAGAAACAATcatttattaaaagaaaatcattGTAAGAGAAAAAATCTAcagatattaaataaaatggttagattgttttataataaatattaaatatattgttagaCCATTCACTGGCTGCAACAtggattttatttatgttataatcTATTATAGAAACATATTTTATCATAAagatatatttctatattaaaaagggaaagaatattttaaaagaaaatgttgttttttagaTATCAATTCCAGTCACATATATCGGAGCATAAAAATctattagttttaataaattatgaagCTACTGTAGCATGGaagtgttttttttagattatcAATTACTGTAACAGATTTATGCAAAAAAACTCAATACAACTGAAAACAGGCttagtatatatacagtatatagttctGTTGCAAAATGACACAGAGTGTTTGAATTGTTGATAACAAaatcaaacatttaatttatcGGATTTAAAAACTTTACCTAGCACAAAGTAAATCATATAATCTAACAGTGGTGTATGATACACAAAGATCAGACTTtataaagtaaacaaatgaGTCTGATATTctattattgtatatttgaGGAAGGATCGAGGAGGGGGGTGATgggttaaattaatattttattcaatctcTAAAGCATCATATCTAACCTTTAGGGTAAACAGCAATCCCATTAGGCCAGACAAATCAGTTGTTACAAATGACCAGACCAGATCTAAACCATCAAGATCAGATCGCTCTATCTTTGCATCACTACCGCAATCAGTCCAAAACAGAAGCCTGTATaagaatataaacaaatatttaaaatactttttaaatctttaaatgACAGCACTCtatttttaagtaaaatattaattgttcatTGTATGGGTTAACATCAGTTCTTAAGCATAGACAAAAAATACCATTTAGAGAAAAAAATTCCCCTTCCTTCACTACTAAATTTATCTGAGCGTAGCCTATATGCATTTCATTTCACAAAGATAAAGTACAGATGTATGTATACTTTTGTGTAATGTTTGAACTTTGACTGTTAATACAGTAGTTAATACTAAATAAcgattttagttttattatttcaggtcaaataataatatttttaataattatacttttgaAAAGCTGACATTCAAGGTCTATCCAAGTTGTGTTCAGTATTGTTACAGTAGTTACTgaactaaaaaaatataatacaaatattaatagcaaaaaaaaaaaaatcacatacCCATGAAAGTTTGGAAACAGATCTGTCACATCTCTCCTTCCATAATGAAAGATATTGTTTTGTTGCGATCCTCTTAATAGGTTGTTATTAAATTTTGTCTGTACAATGTTAGAGCAATTCTTGTAGTAACTTTTCTAATATCACCACATTACTTCCAGTAGGGAACAATATCCTTGTagtaaaattttaattaaaagatatattgtccccctgaaaaataattttttaaacttttgttgaatatgccattttggtGTCACATCaaacaaaaattggatcgaaaaaaaaaaagagttacctgaaaaaactggaattgaaagcaaaaaatttttggttgaatttaaccatttattatgctattttataagtgaaaacattattttttttcgtttttttttctacggaagtgattaactttataaaaactacaaaataacctattcaaagtctgatataattaattttcattttccatgtttttggggggcaatacatttttaagttaTCGCATTACTACATATATACAACAAAATAGACAATCGAGGATTgcattttttatgtaaaataataataatcttctGAGTGGTCATGCTGCATGATTTGTATATTGGATTGTGTTTTAGGCATAAATCTATTAAACTGACAATTTATTAATTCTGTGACGTGTGACTGAACATTTGAATGaaattaactaaaatacaaaatgttttttaatatgacATTATTAGACACAAACCAACTGTTCAAAATGcaatttctatttattatttatgtatccATGGCAAAAACACACAAACCAAGCAATTTATGCTATTTATTtccaattaaattattatcatcataaatGATAGTTAAAAATAACTTAtattctattatattatatttcttctacattttaatttaaaatatttgatttaataatatatacttatTAGTATTCTAATATAAATGCCaattactattttttacttttaaaatgttcacgtatttgatttgtttaaatCTAAGCACAGGAACTTTTAAaaatagttgttttttttttttggtttttacCAATAACTTTTACTTTATGTccaattggtaaaattactcaAAAGTATAATAGtgtattgttaatgttaaaagGGTTGCTGTACAACAGTTCCAATTTTAGTGGCATTTGCAGTAAGCTGAGCATttttttgaaaagaaaatattgtacCTGAAGTGACAACAGCCTCTGGTATGTTTCGGAAGGAAATGACATTTCTTTGTCGCTTGGAAGGTGGTCCTCTACTAGACTGCctttcattcattattttccTAGCCTCATTCATAATTTTACTGGCATCAAATAAAGCTGCACTAGGCTGAGGTGCTTTGACTAATGTGTCAACAAACAACGAGGCATTCTGCAGCTGTTCTATTTTGCTTTCTGTATCTATTTTTTCTTTCTGTCGCTTAGCTGTAACTATCTTATATTGTGTTGTCAGGTCATCCAACAACACTTTCTCAGCATCATCAATCATCTGATGCAGGTTTTTAGTATGCTGTTTCACTTCAGTTATACATTTTTTCACAGATTCTTTCCGTGCCTCTTTTTCAGTAACATGCTTTAGTAACTCACTCTTCATTTCATTCTCGTGGGTTGAAAAACCAGATAAGATTTCATTGGCGTCTCTTTTGAATTCTTCAAATGCTGTATCAAGCTCTTGTAAATTATGCCCTTTATGAGTGACAACAGTGCATTTCATGCAGACGGGTACAGAACAGGTGCCACAGTAAAACTCAACAGCAACACTTGTGTGTTTTGGACACATAACAGGCTTTGCTGCAGTGCGTTCTTTTGCATCCATGGACATATACTGGTTTAATGACATCACAGTATGGTCACAACAAGAAGGAATCTTGCAATGATTTTCAGAACACTGGCTGCAAAGATATGCTGAACACTCCATACAGTGTGCAGTAGCTTCCTTATTACACATAACACAACGTTTCTCACTTGCTacattttcttttgtttctttAGTGTACTCAAGTAGTTGGTTGATGAAATAACTTGATGGTAGGCCCCCCACACCATTACTTGGTAATTTAAACTGTTGACGGCACATTGGGCATGTTAACTTACCACCACTTCTCTCTACCCAATTTTGAATACACTTCAAGCAAAATGAGTGCTGACAGCCTAGTGTTTTAGGAGTTTGAAATACCTCATGGCATACGGAACACAAAAGAACTTTTTCATTAATATCGTTGATTACTTTAGCAGccattgttgttgttgttttttcttGCGTCTTTGCACTAAACTGGTAACTCTAAAAAAGTAATGAAATGTTTAGTGCTTGTTGGGTGAATGTGTGTGGCATTTATCAGTCTAAAAATGCCTGTGTGTTGTGTCATCATTTACACAATGCAAAGAGTGATATTTGACCTAAAAACGAATTAGGTTTGGCTAAAACTCTAATCATTGTActtaccgtaaatcttctaattgtaaccctgatttattattctttgattgttgttgtttagggtgggttactattagaagggggttacttattagagtagtgggttactattactaatcttaaattaggcacctgaaaatagtaacccacccccaaCATTTCCGGTCAGCaaatcatagcaaaataataaaacagtacgaataaacaaatttggttgaactctaactttatctaataaactaaaaaacactcaatcctccccactcccgagatcaacatgcattatctccttatttccaaaatacggctgcatcataaatgggtcagtctaattaccgaaaacaaccgaaaacaaccgaaaataaccgaaaacaaccgaaaacaaccacaaacaaccgaaaacaaaccgaaaaaaaaatttaaaaaatctaaataccgaaaacaaattttgtataatattttttttaatgtcgccctctattgatgggtgtttctaaagctaagaccaTACAGAGGCGCAAAAGTCATGGAAGACCCTaagaaatggtagtgtgcacaaaatacaactcaaaatcgtacaaattcaatgaaatagattacatttacttacaaaatctataaacccatttcgtttttagtcttttaaaaaacaaagcatGATTTTATCTAACTTTGCGTTTTTTCGTCCCCGGTTTTCGTCACTGACTTATTAAGTGAATACTGAAGCGATTAAGGATAAAAACGTTATTTACTTTCTATACTATGGATTAACATATTCACAATTATTGTAAGGAGTAATGCGCTggtttctggatcaaaaatcgaaagactaaaattaaaatatttttatagattctgtaagtaaatgcgatgttatcattgattgattgcatgatttttagttgtattttgtgcacaagggtcttccttggcttttgcgcGCGCGGTTTTGTCTCTGTTATGGTCTAAgatttagaaacacccatcaatagagggcgacatttaaaaaatattatacaaatttgttttcggtatcatagattattttattttgttttcggtttgttttcggttgtttatggttgttttcggttgtttgtggttgttttcggttgtttagggttgttttcggttattttcggttgttttcggttgttttcggtaattagactgaccgtCATAAATGACCAGTCATTTTGTCAATAGTGTTTGTGACTTTAATTGCAACCCCCatggttactattagagtagtgggttattattatagattgacttataaggtggtggattactattagaaggggggttactattagagtgtgggttactattagaagatttatcAAGTCTAATCTCTAGACTAGGCATAGAGTAGGCCTAGTCCtcctattattaataattactttattaggtaataattatatacactCACTAGCCTTGGCCTAATGTTCAGTAACTTCCTTgaactttaaaatatttaatctcTTAAAATCTAATAAATTTAAGTTTAAGTATAatacaaaactaaaaaaaaagtatcaGTAATTTACGAAATAATTGAGCAAGAGTTTCCTGTTTCCAAAACGGAATTAGGCCTTAGTTGGAAAATCCCTTTCATAATTAGCATCATGAccaggtatataaaatataccaaattggctagttgagaattctcaactattaccGCAGTACGCCTGTAACGACGAAGCCTACCGGTATA contains:
- the LOC140051564 gene encoding E3 ubiquitin-protein ligase TRIM56-like, with amino-acid sequence MAAKVINDINEKVLLCSVCHEVFQTPKTLGCQHSFCLKCIQNWVERSGGKLTCPMCRQQFKLPSNGVGGLPSSYFINQLLEYTKETKENVASEKRCVMCNKEATAHCMECSAYLCSQCSENHCKIPSCCDHTVMSLNQYMSMDAKERTAAKPVMCPKHTSVAVEFYCGTCSVPVCMKCTVVTHKGHNLQELDTAFEEFKRDANEILSGFSTHENEMKSELLKHVTEKEARKESVKKCITEVKQHTKNLHQMIDDAEKVLLDDLTTQYKIVTAKRQKEKIDTESKIEQLQNASLFVDTLVKAPQPSAALFDASKIMNEARKIMNERQSSRGPPSKRQRNVISFRNIPEAVVTSGTIFSFQKNAQLTANATKIGTVVQQPF